A stretch of the Amycolatopsis sp. BJA-103 genome encodes the following:
- a CDS encoding RCC1 domain-containing protein, with amino-acid sequence MIATVSLSGTAHAAPTGEARPWGSNDYGQGTIPPAALGASAVSAGAITHLALKDGGVIAWGNDSYGQATVPAAATSGVSAIAAGWAHELALKNGGVIAWGNGFYGQNVVPAAATSGVKAISTSAYFNLALKTNGSVLSWGSRTAVPATVSSGVSAISAGGDHGLALKNGGVVAWGSNGKGQITVPAAATSGVSAVSAGFRHSIALKNGGVIAWGDNFYGQATVPPEAQSGVVAIDAGFNHNVALKSDGSVFAWGSNVKSESRDTSTEPPTDFWKFSGVCVPVYAISAGDSTGVALVDPAAPYFC; translated from the coding sequence ATGATCGCCACGGTTTCCCTTTCCGGTACCGCCCACGCCGCGCCCACCGGCGAAGCGCGGCCGTGGGGGAGCAACGACTACGGGCAGGGGACCATCCCGCCCGCCGCGCTCGGGGCGAGCGCCGTCTCCGCGGGCGCGATCACGCACCTGGCTCTCAAGGACGGAGGTGTGATCGCCTGGGGCAACGACAGTTACGGCCAGGCCACCGTTCCGGCCGCGGCCACGTCCGGGGTTTCGGCGATCGCCGCGGGCTGGGCACACGAACTCGCGCTCAAGAACGGCGGCGTGATCGCCTGGGGCAACGGCTTCTACGGCCAGAACGTCGTCCCGGCCGCCGCGACCTCGGGGGTCAAAGCGATCTCCACCAGCGCGTACTTCAACCTGGCGCTCAAAACGAACGGCAGCGTGCTGAGCTGGGGTTCGAGAACCGCCGTTCCCGCGACGGTTTCGTCCGGCGTCTCCGCGATCTCCGCGGGCGGCGATCACGGGCTCGCGCTCAAGAACGGCGGCGTCGTCGCTTGGGGCAGCAACGGAAAAGGGCAGATAACCGTGCCTGCCGCGGCGACGTCCGGGGTGTCGGCGGTCTCGGCGGGCTTCCGGCACAGCATCGCGTTGAAGAACGGCGGTGTGATCGCGTGGGGTGACAACTTCTACGGCCAGGCGACGGTTCCGCCGGAGGCGCAGTCCGGCGTTGTCGCCATCGACGCCGGCTTCAACCACAACGTCGCGTTGAAGTCCGACGGCAGCGTCTTCGCCTGGGGCAGCAACGTGAAGTCGGAAAGCCGGGACACCAGCACCGAACCGCCGACGGACTTCTGGAAGTTCTCCGGTGTCTGCGTCCCGGTTTACGCCATTTCCGCAGGTGACAGCACTGGGGTGGCCTTGGTCGACCCGGCGGCGCCGTACTTCTGCTGA
- a CDS encoding DUF6801 domain-containing protein, giving the protein MSRRLGKLSAGVATTGIVMGAVAVLTAGTALAATTYATGTVAYMCNFPGIGQQQLDVKAQFDGPTSIASGATATPTNISGSATINATINALLNAANYDGVRGKANMPITITNATPASATVTNLDVPTQINPYVPGPRTFNIVQATGTGVPTFTAGAPGSATASLGTTINAPLDFHKKDGTWTAWNFNCTVKNTNPAQNRAFSPSITIT; this is encoded by the coding sequence ATGTCCCGCAGACTTGGCAAGTTGTCAGCAGGCGTCGCCACCACCGGCATCGTGATGGGCGCGGTCGCCGTGCTCACCGCCGGCACGGCCCTCGCCGCGACCACCTATGCCACCGGCACGGTCGCGTACATGTGCAACTTCCCCGGCATCGGCCAGCAGCAGCTGGACGTGAAGGCCCAGTTCGACGGCCCGACGTCGATCGCCTCGGGCGCCACCGCCACCCCGACGAACATCTCGGGCAGCGCGACGATCAACGCCACCATCAACGCGCTGCTCAATGCCGCCAACTACGACGGCGTCCGCGGCAAGGCCAACATGCCGATCACCATCACCAACGCCACCCCGGCGTCGGCGACGGTGACGAACCTGGACGTCCCGACGCAGATCAACCCGTACGTGCCCGGTCCCCGGACGTTCAACATCGTCCAGGCCACGGGCACCGGCGTCCCGACGTTCACCGCCGGCGCCCCCGGCTCGGCGACCGCTTCGCTCGGCACCACGATCAACGCGCCGCTGGACTTCCACAAGAAGGACGGCACCTGGACCGCGTGGAACTTCAACTGCACCGTGAAGAACACCAACCCGGCCCAGAACCGCGCGTTCAGCCCGTCGATCACCATCACCTGA
- a CDS encoding DUF6801 domain-containing protein — protein sequence MNHPCGAGTPAPHGLHPRDAKGVLMGQRIRRSGAIAAVMVGAVSLLTAAPAAATTSFATGTITYMCSFPTIGQQPLDVKMAFTGPDSVPAGGSVTPAGITGSLVFNATLNAVTFNASNRDGLRGTMTAPVTGTNVTPPSAVVTSLRIPEQLAPYVPGPRTIQFTQDASTVVPGFGAGTPGQAVLSLGTTLRIEADLHQKDGTRSPWTFNCTVKNTNPAQNRAFGPSIPIT from the coding sequence ATGAACCATCCGTGCGGGGCGGGGACGCCCGCCCCGCACGGTCTCCACCCCCGCGACGCGAAGGGAGTCCTCATGGGACAGCGGATCCGCCGGTCAGGCGCGATCGCGGCCGTCATGGTCGGCGCGGTCTCCCTGCTCACCGCCGCACCGGCGGCGGCCACCACGTCCTTCGCCACGGGAACCATCACGTACATGTGCAGCTTTCCGACGATCGGTCAGCAGCCACTCGACGTGAAGATGGCCTTCACCGGCCCCGATTCGGTGCCCGCGGGCGGCTCGGTCACCCCGGCCGGGATCACCGGGAGCCTCGTGTTCAACGCGACGCTCAACGCCGTGACCTTCAACGCCAGCAACAGAGACGGCCTCCGCGGCACGATGACCGCACCGGTGACCGGGACGAACGTCACCCCGCCTTCGGCGGTCGTCACGTCTTTGAGGATCCCCGAACAGCTCGCGCCGTATGTTCCGGGGCCGCGCACGATCCAGTTCACACAGGACGCGAGCACCGTCGTCCCCGGCTTCGGCGCGGGCACGCCCGGTCAGGCGGTCCTCTCGCTCGGAACCACGCTCCGCATCGAGGCCGATCTTCATCAGAAGGACGGGACGCGGAGCCCCTGGACGTTCAACTGCACCGTGAAGAACACCAACCCGGCGCAGAACCGCGCGTTCGGCCCGTCGATCCCGATCACCTGA
- a CDS encoding DUF6801 domain-containing protein translates to MTQQVRRALGRFPVLAGVILLAGVNGALASSAATDPTAPPKTPLQGEAAAQRTLANTCVFPDPVGARPVTVDTKATLPKVVQTGKPVQVKDFSLTFTIGEGALGATTEVAGGAAVELTAANGDKKTPIPVSLTIPATKIPATGELKLVATGKVPEILLNVPSELRLSTGVPSLALTAAETPLKPITCTQAPDQDTLLGSVALLPLGKPKPQSGKPDEQKKPGADTRAADDVHASGLFPIALQPFELQGTSSITKLGAFARLKPAIMINAVWEVDLENTEGPGKVTGSLIMPPSRMTFLGYGFVPISATMELLPEDHATGNHIIDVDGVAIPEPSGSSTVLTPLKVYGKLSEVTVNGVVLDVGDNCLTAEPIKINLRGEKYGMFTGGVVRTDPQWEDPAYKDFTLPAFSGCGVKENLDSLLTGMASGPGNQACVGINQVGLPWELERKCPNVDPPVARR, encoded by the coding sequence ATGACGCAGCAGGTTCGCCGGGCACTCGGGAGGTTTCCCGTTCTGGCGGGCGTCATCCTGCTCGCGGGGGTCAACGGCGCGCTGGCCTCGTCGGCGGCGACCGATCCGACGGCACCACCCAAGACGCCGCTGCAGGGCGAGGCCGCCGCACAGCGGACCCTGGCCAACACCTGCGTCTTCCCGGATCCCGTCGGCGCGCGACCGGTCACAGTGGACACCAAGGCCACGTTGCCGAAGGTCGTCCAAACCGGAAAACCGGTTCAGGTCAAGGACTTCTCCCTGACCTTCACCATCGGCGAAGGAGCGCTCGGGGCCACCACCGAAGTCGCGGGTGGAGCGGCCGTCGAGCTCACGGCCGCGAACGGGGACAAGAAGACGCCGATACCGGTGTCCCTGACGATCCCGGCGACGAAGATCCCCGCCACCGGCGAACTGAAGCTGGTCGCGACGGGCAAGGTTCCCGAGATCCTGCTGAACGTGCCGTCCGAACTGCGGCTGAGCACGGGGGTACCGTCCCTGGCGCTCACCGCCGCCGAAACACCGCTCAAGCCGATCACCTGCACCCAGGCCCCGGACCAGGACACACTGCTCGGCAGTGTCGCGCTGCTCCCCCTCGGGAAGCCCAAGCCACAGTCCGGCAAGCCCGATGAGCAGAAGAAGCCCGGGGCCGACACGCGGGCCGCGGACGACGTCCATGCCAGCGGCCTGTTCCCCATCGCGTTGCAGCCGTTCGAACTGCAGGGCACGTCGTCGATCACCAAGCTCGGCGCGTTCGCGCGCCTGAAGCCCGCGATCATGATCAACGCGGTCTGGGAAGTCGACCTGGAGAACACCGAAGGGCCCGGAAAGGTCACCGGCTCGCTCATCATGCCGCCGAGCCGGATGACGTTCCTCGGCTACGGCTTCGTCCCGATCAGCGCGACCATGGAGTTGCTGCCCGAGGACCACGCCACCGGCAACCACATCATCGACGTCGACGGGGTGGCGATCCCGGAGCCGTCGGGGAGCTCGACGGTCCTCACTCCGCTCAAGGTCTACGGGAAGCTGAGCGAGGTCACCGTCAACGGGGTCGTCCTCGACGTCGGCGACAACTGTCTCACGGCCGAGCCGATCAAGATCAATCTTCGCGGTGAGAAGTACGGGATGTTCACCGGCGGTGTCGTGCGCACCGATCCGCAGTGGGAGGACCCCGCCTACAAGGACTTCACCTTGCCCGCGTTCTCCGGTTGCGGGGTGAAGGAAAACCTCGACTCGCTGCTGACCGGGATGGCGTCGGGGCCGGGCAACCAGGCGTGTGTCGGCATCAACCAGGTCGGCCTGCCCTGGGAGCTGGAACGCAAGTGCCCCAACGTGGATCCGCCGGTGGCGCGCCGCTGA
- a CDS encoding PucR family transcriptional regulator: protein MTLERGIEHAAPHPAALPRKLADILRPELGSLANEIVDEIRATIPAYARPLDGPYGKSIRAGVEYAITLFVAQIADPTVSKEQSHEVHHRLGQNEMREGRSLDTLQSAYRVGARVSWRRIMRVGRRSGLSSAVMSQLADAMLAFMDELASVALDGYLEAKARTAGALDTWRRKLLHLVLETPPAPSKAIAELAQLTGWTVPERATPVVLLPIDDTVRPRRHNAVDSDVLAELDCAEPRLLVPGEISGARLATLQAALPDYRLSIGPCRPLDSVADSLRWARDALHLSERGIIQARRVIRAEEHLATLLVNADAALTCQLRDRLFAPLAEMTGKQQERLLETLRAWLDSQGNVVDIAERLQVHPQTVRYRMRQLQATFGAHLRDPGARFEMELALRAGVGQASHPATDHAIPEVLPVPRRSPQWTPS, encoded by the coding sequence ATGACGTTGGAGCGCGGAATCGAACACGCTGCGCCGCATCCCGCAGCCTTGCCGCGCAAGCTCGCCGACATTTTGCGGCCGGAGCTGGGCAGTCTCGCCAACGAGATCGTCGACGAGATCCGGGCGACCATCCCCGCGTACGCGCGCCCGCTCGACGGGCCCTACGGCAAGTCGATCCGCGCGGGCGTCGAGTACGCGATCACGCTGTTCGTCGCCCAGATCGCCGATCCCACCGTCTCCAAAGAACAGTCGCACGAGGTCCACCACCGGCTCGGGCAGAACGAGATGCGGGAAGGCCGCAGCCTCGACACCCTCCAGTCGGCCTACCGGGTCGGCGCGCGCGTCTCCTGGCGGCGCATCATGCGCGTCGGCCGCCGCAGCGGGCTCTCGTCCGCGGTGATGTCGCAACTGGCCGACGCCATGCTCGCGTTCATGGACGAACTCGCGTCCGTCGCGCTGGACGGCTACCTCGAAGCGAAGGCGCGCACCGCGGGCGCCTTGGACACCTGGCGCCGGAAACTGCTGCACCTGGTGCTGGAAACCCCGCCCGCGCCGTCGAAGGCGATCGCGGAACTCGCGCAGCTGACCGGCTGGACGGTGCCCGAACGCGCGACGCCGGTGGTGCTGCTCCCGATCGACGACACCGTCAGACCGCGGCGGCACAACGCGGTGGATTCGGACGTCCTGGCCGAACTCGACTGCGCCGAGCCGCGCCTGCTGGTCCCCGGCGAGATCTCCGGCGCCCGGCTGGCCACCCTGCAGGCCGCGCTGCCGGACTACCGGCTGTCGATCGGCCCGTGCCGTCCGCTGGACTCCGTGGCCGATTCCCTGCGCTGGGCCCGCGACGCGCTGCACCTCTCCGAACGCGGGATCATCCAGGCCCGCCGCGTGATCCGCGCCGAAGAACACCTCGCCACCCTGCTCGTGAACGCCGACGCCGCGCTGACCTGCCAGCTGCGCGACCGGCTGTTCGCCCCGCTCGCCGAGATGACCGGGAAACAGCAGGAACGGCTGCTCGAAACCCTCCGCGCCTGGCTCGACAGCCAGGGCAACGTCGTCGACATCGCCGAACGCCTCCAGGTCCACCCGCAGACCGTCCGGTACCGCATGCGGCAGCTGCAGGCGACCTTCGGCGCGCATCTGCGCGACCCGGGGGCGCGGTTCGAAATGGAACTCGCGCTGCGGGCGGGGGTCGGCCAGGCCTCCCATCCGGCTACCGACCACGCGATCCCGGAGGTGCTCCCGGTGCCGCGTCGCAGTCCCCAGTGGACGCCGAGCTGA
- a CDS encoding arginase family protein, which translates to MLINAVPQFQGALTKRAPELPEGCVALAELAGHVLGVPVHHIRQTRETSPVVDGVANREVLIGENRAAQLAALEAPGGPVLTIGGDCGVELVPIGVARYRFGPGLGVAWFDAHADLNTAETSPSGAFHGMVLRSLLGEGDPDFAANPPVEPGRVVLAGTRVFDDAERAVVDRGLVVESADLAAGLAGADKVYVHLDLDVLDPGEFDGLNYPEPGGLTIERLVAMLRGLSDFEVVGAGITECVGTEVRVLEPVLEALGELLTPAR; encoded by the coding sequence GTGCTGATCAACGCCGTACCCCAGTTTCAAGGCGCGCTGACCAAGCGTGCGCCGGAGTTGCCCGAAGGCTGCGTCGCGCTCGCCGAGCTGGCCGGTCACGTGCTGGGCGTGCCGGTGCACCACATCCGGCAGACGCGCGAGACCTCGCCGGTCGTCGACGGCGTCGCCAACCGCGAGGTCCTCATCGGGGAGAACCGCGCCGCGCAACTCGCCGCGCTGGAGGCACCGGGCGGGCCGGTGCTCACCATCGGCGGTGACTGCGGTGTCGAACTCGTCCCGATCGGGGTCGCGCGCTACCGCTTCGGTCCCGGCCTCGGCGTCGCCTGGTTCGACGCGCACGCGGATCTCAACACCGCGGAGACGTCGCCGTCGGGCGCGTTCCACGGCATGGTGCTGCGCTCGCTGCTCGGCGAGGGCGACCCGGACTTCGCCGCGAACCCGCCGGTCGAACCCGGCCGCGTCGTGCTCGCCGGAACCCGGGTCTTCGACGACGCCGAGCGGGCCGTGGTCGATCGCGGGCTCGTCGTCGAATCCGCCGACCTCGCCGCCGGGCTGGCCGGCGCGGACAAGGTGTACGTCCATCTCGACCTCGACGTGCTCGACCCGGGGGAGTTCGACGGCCTGAACTACCCGGAGCCGGGTGGCTTGACGATCGAGCGTCTGGTGGCGATGCTTCGCGGACTGAGCGACTTCGAGGTCGTCGGCGCGGGAATCACCGAATGCGTGGGCACCGAGGTGCGCGTGCTCGAACCCGTGCTCGAAGCACTCGGGGAATTGCTCACTCCCGCGCGGTGA
- a CDS encoding pyruvate carboxylase gives MFRKVLVANRGEIAIRAFRAGFELGAGTVAVFPHEDRNSLHRLKADEAYEIGEPGHPVRAYLSVEEIVAAAKKAGADAVYPGYGFLSENPDLARACEDEGITFVGPSADILELTGNKARAVKAAREAGVPVLGSSEPSSDIDALIAAAEEIGFPVFVKAVAGGGGRGMRRVLEPAQLRESIEAAAREAESAFGDPTVFIEKAVVEPRHIEVQILADGEGNVIHLYERDCSVQRRHQKVIELAPAPNLPSELRDRICADAVKFARQIGYRNAGTVEFLLDKDGNHVFIEMNPRIQVEHTVTEEVTDVDLVQSQLRIASGETLDDLGLSQDKVYLRGAALQCRITTEDPANGFRPDTGMISAYRSPGGSGIRLDGGTAFSGTEISAHFDSLLVKLTCRGRDFTTAVGRARRAVAEFRIRGVATNIPFLQAVLDDPDFREGRVTTSFIEERPHLLTARHSADRGTRLLTYLADKTVNKPHGERPRTLEPQVKLPKLAKDLEPAPGSKQKLDELGPDGFARWLRESPTIGVTDTTFRDAHQSLLATRVRTKDLLAVAPVVARTTPQLLSLECWGGATYDVALRFLAEDPWERLAKLRAAVPNICLQMLLRGRNTVGYTPYPTEVTNAFVEEATATGIDIFRIFDALNDVEQMRPAIEAVRETGSAVAEVALCYTSDLSNPAEKLYTLDYYLKLAEQIVGAGAHVLAIKDMAGLLRAPAAVRLVTALRKEFDLPVHIHTHDTAGGQLATYLAAIQAGADAVDGAVASMAGTTSQPSLSALVAATDHSDRPTGLDLQAIGDLEPYWESVRKIYAPFEAGLASPTGRVYHHEIPGGQLSNLRTQAIALGLGERFEDIEAMYAAADRILGHLVKVTPSSKVVGDLALHLVGAGVSPEDFEAEPNKFDIPDSVIGFLRGELGDPPGGWPEPFRTKALEGRAKPKPVQELSEEDRKGLAENRRQTLNRLLFPGPTKDFEAHREQYGDTSVLPSKDFFYGLRPGEEYSVDLEQGVRLLIELEAIGEADERGLRTVMSTLNGQLRPIQVRDTSIASDIPATEKADKGDPKQIAAPFAGVVTLQVSEGDEVEAGATVATIEAMKMEASITASAGGKVSRRAINAVQQVEGGDLLLVLE, from the coding sequence ATGTTCCGCAAGGTACTGGTCGCCAACCGGGGTGAGATCGCCATCCGCGCGTTCCGCGCCGGATTCGAGCTCGGCGCGGGCACGGTGGCTGTGTTCCCGCACGAAGACCGCAATTCGCTCCACCGGCTGAAGGCCGACGAGGCCTATGAGATCGGCGAACCCGGTCATCCGGTGCGGGCCTATCTGTCGGTCGAGGAAATCGTGGCGGCCGCCAAGAAGGCGGGCGCAGACGCCGTTTACCCCGGCTACGGCTTCCTCTCCGAGAACCCGGACCTCGCGCGCGCGTGCGAGGACGAAGGCATCACCTTCGTCGGGCCGAGCGCGGACATCCTCGAGCTGACCGGGAACAAGGCCCGCGCGGTCAAGGCCGCGCGCGAGGCCGGGGTGCCGGTGCTGGGCTCCTCCGAACCGTCCTCCGACATCGACGCGCTGATCGCCGCGGCCGAGGAGATCGGCTTCCCGGTCTTCGTGAAGGCCGTCGCCGGCGGTGGCGGGCGCGGGATGCGCCGCGTCCTGGAACCCGCACAGCTGCGCGAGTCCATCGAGGCCGCCGCGCGCGAGGCCGAGTCGGCCTTCGGCGACCCGACGGTGTTCATCGAGAAGGCCGTCGTCGAGCCGCGCCACATCGAGGTCCAGATCCTCGCCGACGGCGAGGGCAACGTGATCCACCTCTACGAGCGCGACTGTTCGGTCCAGCGGCGGCACCAGAAGGTCATCGAGCTGGCCCCCGCGCCGAACCTGCCGTCCGAACTGCGGGACCGGATCTGCGCCGACGCGGTGAAGTTCGCCCGCCAGATCGGCTACCGCAACGCCGGTACCGTCGAGTTCCTGCTCGACAAGGACGGCAACCACGTCTTCATCGAGATGAACCCGCGGATCCAGGTCGAGCACACGGTGACCGAGGAGGTCACCGACGTCGACCTCGTCCAGTCGCAGCTGCGCATCGCCTCCGGCGAAACCCTCGACGACCTCGGGCTCTCACAGGACAAGGTGTACCTGCGCGGCGCGGCCCTGCAGTGCCGCATCACCACCGAGGATCCCGCCAACGGCTTCCGTCCGGACACCGGGATGATCAGCGCGTACCGCTCGCCCGGCGGTTCCGGCATCCGCCTCGACGGCGGGACCGCGTTCTCCGGCACCGAGATCAGCGCGCACTTCGACTCGCTGCTGGTGAAGCTCACCTGCCGCGGCCGCGACTTCACGACCGCCGTCGGCCGCGCGCGGCGCGCCGTCGCCGAGTTCCGGATCCGCGGCGTCGCCACGAACATCCCGTTCCTGCAGGCCGTCCTCGACGATCCTGACTTCCGCGAAGGCCGCGTCACGACGTCGTTCATCGAGGAGCGCCCGCATCTGCTCACCGCGCGCCACTCGGCCGACCGCGGGACCAGGCTGCTGACCTACCTCGCCGACAAGACGGTCAACAAGCCGCACGGCGAGCGTCCGCGCACCCTCGAACCGCAGGTCAAGCTGCCCAAGCTGGCCAAGGACCTCGAACCCGCGCCCGGCTCGAAGCAGAAGCTCGACGAGCTCGGCCCGGACGGTTTCGCGCGCTGGCTGCGGGAGTCCCCGACCATCGGCGTCACCGACACCACCTTCCGCGACGCGCACCAATCGCTGCTCGCCACCCGCGTGCGGACGAAGGACCTGCTCGCCGTCGCGCCGGTCGTCGCGCGGACCACGCCGCAGCTGCTCTCGCTGGAGTGCTGGGGCGGCGCGACCTACGACGTCGCGTTGCGGTTCCTCGCCGAGGATCCCTGGGAGCGGCTGGCGAAGCTGCGGGCGGCGGTGCCGAACATCTGCCTGCAGATGTTGCTGCGCGGCCGCAACACCGTCGGCTACACGCCGTATCCCACCGAGGTGACCAACGCCTTCGTCGAGGAGGCGACGGCGACCGGGATCGACATCTTCCGGATCTTCGACGCGCTCAACGACGTCGAGCAGATGCGCCCGGCGATCGAAGCCGTGCGCGAGACCGGATCCGCGGTCGCCGAGGTGGCGCTCTGCTACACCTCGGATCTGTCGAACCCGGCCGAGAAGCTGTACACACTGGACTACTACCTCAAGCTGGCGGAGCAGATCGTCGGCGCGGGGGCGCACGTCCTGGCCATCAAGGACATGGCGGGCCTGCTGCGGGCGCCGGCGGCGGTGCGGCTGGTGACCGCGCTGCGCAAGGAGTTCGACCTCCCGGTGCACATCCACACGCACGACACCGCGGGCGGGCAGCTGGCCACGTACCTGGCCGCGATCCAGGCGGGCGCGGACGCGGTCGACGGTGCCGTCGCGTCCATGGCGGGCACGACCTCGCAGCCGTCGCTTTCGGCGCTGGTCGCCGCCACCGACCACTCGGACCGGCCGACCGGGCTGGACCTGCAGGCCATCGGCGATCTGGAGCCGTACTGGGAGAGCGTGCGCAAGATCTACGCGCCGTTCGAGGCCGGTCTCGCTTCGCCGACCGGGCGCGTGTACCACCACGAGATCCCCGGCGGGCAGCTGTCGAACCTGCGCACGCAGGCGATCGCGCTCGGCCTCGGCGAGCGGTTCGAGGACATCGAGGCGATGTACGCGGCCGCGGACCGGATCCTCGGGCACCTGGTGAAGGTCACGCCTTCGTCCAAAGTGGTCGGTGACCTCGCGCTGCACCTCGTCGGCGCCGGTGTCTCGCCGGAGGACTTCGAGGCGGAGCCGAACAAGTTCGACATCCCCGACTCGGTGATCGGCTTCCTGCGCGGCGAGCTGGGCGACCCGCCCGGCGGCTGGCCGGAGCCGTTCCGCACCAAGGCCCTCGAAGGCCGTGCGAAGCCGAAGCCGGTGCAGGAACTGTCCGAAGAGGACCGCAAGGGGCTGGCCGAGAACCGGCGCCAGACGCTGAACCGCCTGCTGTTCCCCGGGCCCACGAAGGACTTCGAGGCGCACCGCGAGCAGTACGGCGACACTTCGGTCCTGCCGTCCAAGGACTTCTTCTACGGGCTGCGCCCGGGCGAGGAGTACTCGGTCGACCTGGAGCAGGGTGTCCGGCTGCTGATCGAGCTGGAGGCCATCGGCGAGGCCGACGAGCGCGGCCTGCGCACGGTGATGTCGACGCTCAACGGCCAGCTGCGCCCGATCCAGGTCCGCGACACCTCGATCGCGTCGGACATCCCGGCGACGGAGAAGGCCGACAAGGGCGACCCGAAGCAGATCGCCGCGCCGTTCGCGGGCGTCGTCACGCTGCAGGTGTCCGAGGGCGACGAGGTCGAAGCCGGTGCGACGGTCGCGACCATCGAGGCGATGAAGATGGAGGCGTCGATCACCGCGTCGGCCGGCGGCAAGGTGTCGCGGCGCGCGATCAACGCCGTCCAGCAGGTCGAAGGCGGAGACCTGCTGCTCGTCCTGGAGTGA
- a CDS encoding S8 family peptidase, translating into MAALALVVLVAQPASATEVQQNPPNWGLDRIDQRTGLDQLYHYETDAKDVTVYVIDSGVDAAHPDFGGRVKPGKDFLNGGTDTSDTNGHGTYLAGVAASRTFGVAKAAQIVPVRVIDAQGGGSTDKIIAGIDWVTQNAKQPAVAVLGIGGTPNDQLDTAVRALAAVVPVALPAGGEATDAGQFSPGRVTEALTVGSTDASDQVGSTSNYGEVVDLFAPGVDVPGPNAGGSGGRVLSGTSSAAAHVAGVAAQYRSLHPAVSAADVAKALVDLASVDVLTGVHAGTANRLLQSPGAQLKQE; encoded by the coding sequence ATGGCCGCGCTCGCCCTCGTGGTGCTCGTGGCGCAGCCCGCCTCCGCGACGGAAGTCCAGCAGAACCCGCCGAACTGGGGGCTGGACCGGATCGACCAGCGAACGGGCCTCGACCAGCTCTATCACTACGAGACCGACGCCAAGGACGTCACGGTCTACGTGATCGACAGCGGGGTCGACGCCGCCCATCCGGATTTCGGCGGCCGGGTGAAGCCCGGTAAGGACTTCCTCAACGGCGGCACGGACACCTCCGACACCAACGGTCACGGGACGTACCTGGCCGGGGTCGCCGCGTCGAGGACCTTCGGCGTCGCGAAGGCCGCGCAGATCGTCCCGGTCCGGGTGATCGACGCGCAGGGCGGCGGGTCGACCGACAAGATCATCGCGGGTATCGACTGGGTGACGCAGAACGCGAAACAGCCCGCGGTCGCCGTCCTCGGCATCGGCGGCACGCCCAACGACCAGCTCGACACCGCCGTCCGCGCGCTCGCGGCGGTCGTCCCGGTCGCCCTTCCGGCGGGCGGCGAGGCCACCGACGCGGGGCAGTTCTCACCCGGCAGGGTGACCGAGGCGCTCACCGTCGGCTCGACCGACGCCAGTGACCAGGTCGGATCCACCTCCAACTACGGCGAGGTCGTCGACCTGTTCGCTCCCGGCGTCGACGTGCCGGGACCCAACGCCGGGGGAAGCGGCGGCCGGGTGCTCAGCGGCACATCGTCGGCCGCCGCCCATGTCGCCGGGGTGGCCGCGCAGTACCGGTCCCTGCATCCCGCCGTCTCCGCGGCGGACGTCGCGAAGGCACTCGTGGACCTCGCTTCGGTGGACGTCCTGACCGGTGTCCACGCGGGCACCGCGAACCGGTTGCTGCAGAGTCCGGGGGCGCAACTCAAGCAGGAATGA